One genomic window of Sphingobacterium oryzagri includes the following:
- the kdpA gene encoding potassium-transporting ATPase subunit KdpA, whose product MNTEIFGIIFMFIVSVVLAIPLGKYIARVYGAERTFLDKLFQPIERLLYKISGIDPHVEMGWKQHMAAMLSINLLWFLLSMLILMTQGSLPLNPDGNPSMSADLAFNTSISFLVNCDLQHYSGESGVSYLGQCWLMFLQFVSAATGMAAVVVLFRAFRDKTVTGLGNFYVYFVKSSTRILLPLSLMLAVLLVFEGTPMTFEGKDTIVTLQGDTVEVSRGPVAAFVAIKHIGTNGGGFYGANSAHPLENPSYLSNMAEMIGQLIVPLAMIFAFGHFIRRRKFSWIIFGVMTVGFLLLSIPNVLMEMNGNPAIAQMGVDNSLGAMEGKETRIGAAASGFWSIATTAISTGSVNAMHDSTMPLSGMNQLLAMMVNAFYGGCGVGLLNFFIYIVLAVFISGLMVGRTPEFLGKKVEAREMKIAMIIALVHPFLILVGTGLATALPALGASTLNNPGFHGFSEILYEYTSSSANNGSGFEGLGDNTLWWNISTGIVLLLSRFLPIIGPVAIAGLMAQKKYIPEGEGTLKTDTGTFGMMIFTVIVIIAALSFFPALALGPIAEYFSMIY is encoded by the coding sequence GCTAGGTAAATATATCGCCAGGGTGTACGGTGCGGAACGCACGTTCTTGGATAAGCTCTTCCAGCCTATAGAGCGATTACTTTACAAAATAAGTGGCATTGATCCGCATGTGGAGATGGGTTGGAAACAACATATGGCGGCGATGCTGAGCATCAATCTCCTGTGGTTCCTGCTGTCCATGTTGATCTTGATGACACAAGGATCACTCCCCTTAAATCCTGATGGCAACCCGAGCATGTCTGCCGACCTGGCATTTAACACGTCGATATCCTTTTTGGTCAATTGCGACCTGCAACACTACTCGGGTGAGTCGGGTGTAAGCTACCTCGGTCAATGCTGGTTGATGTTTTTGCAGTTTGTTTCTGCAGCAACGGGTATGGCGGCCGTGGTTGTTCTTTTCCGCGCTTTCAGAGATAAAACGGTCACCGGATTGGGTAATTTCTATGTATACTTTGTTAAGTCGTCCACACGTATCCTGTTACCGTTATCGCTTATGTTGGCTGTGTTGCTTGTTTTCGAAGGTACGCCGATGACTTTTGAAGGGAAAGATACCATAGTAACCCTTCAAGGCGATACCGTGGAGGTATCACGCGGACCTGTGGCTGCTTTTGTCGCCATTAAGCATATCGGTACCAATGGCGGCGGATTTTATGGCGCTAATTCGGCGCATCCGTTAGAAAATCCCAGCTACCTGAGCAATATGGCTGAAATGATCGGGCAGCTCATCGTTCCGCTTGCCATGATCTTTGCTTTCGGTCATTTTATTCGTCGGCGTAAGTTTTCCTGGATCATCTTCGGCGTTATGACGGTAGGTTTCCTGCTGTTGAGCATTCCGAATGTGCTGATGGAGATGAACGGTAATCCAGCGATTGCGCAAATGGGCGTCGACAACAGCCTGGGCGCTATGGAAGGCAAAGAAACGCGTATTGGAGCCGCAGCGTCGGGATTTTGGAGTATCGCAACGACGGCTATTTCTACCGGATCGGTCAATGCTATGCACGACAGTACGATGCCGCTTTCGGGAATGAACCAACTGCTGGCCATGATGGTCAATGCCTTTTACGGCGGCTGTGGCGTGGGACTGCTCAACTTCTTTATCTACATTGTTTTGGCCGTTTTCATCAGCGGTTTAATGGTAGGACGCACACCGGAATTTCTAGGTAAAAAAGTAGAAGCGCGCGAGATGAAGATCGCTATGATCATCGCCTTGGTGCATCCCTTCCTAATCTTGGTAGGCACCGGTCTGGCTACGGCTTTGCCTGCGCTAGGCGCCTCCACACTAAACAATCCAGGCTTTCACGGCTTCAGCGAGATCCTGTATGAATATACCTCTTCATCGGCCAACAATGGTAGCGGTTTTGAAGGGCTTGGCGACAATACCTTGTGGTGGAATATCAGTACCGGTATCGTGCTCCTGCTTTCTCGTTTTCTTCCTATTATCGGTCCAGTAGCCATCGCCGGCTTGATGGCGCAAAAGAAATACATTCCGGAAGGCGAGGGCACACTGAAGACCGATACGGGCACCTTTGGCATGATGATCTTCACGGTGATCGTGATCATCGCAGCCCTGTCTTTCTTTCCGGCACTGGCGCTCGGTCCGATTGCCGAATATTTTTCTATGATCTACTAA